The Dehalococcoides mccartyi CG5 genome contains the following window.
TTGGCAGTGTTATCGGCAGCGGCGGCAAAACTATCCGCTCTATTATTGAGCAAACCAATACTACCGTTGACATTGAAAATGACGGCACAGTGGTTATTGGTGCTACTGACGAGGCTTCGGCTAAAAAGGCCATCAAGATAATTGAAGACCTGACTAAAGACATCGAAGCCGGCAGTATTTATACCGGTAAGGTCACCCGTATAATGACCTTCGGTGCTTTTGTTGAAATCCTGCCCGGAAAAGAAGGCATGGTACACATAAGCGAACTGGCCGACCATAGAGTTGAAAAAGTGGAAGATATAGTCAAGGTGGGTGATGATATAACGGTTAAGGTTATAGAGATTGATAACCAGGGCAGGGTAAACCTGTCACACAGGGTTATTCTCAACCCGAACGCTGTACCCATTTCACGCAACCGTGATTCTCAGCCGCGTCGTCCCGGTCCTTTCCGCCCTTCTGACCGGTCTAACTCATAATATATTAGGAGGCGCTATGACACCTATAAAGGTTGTAGTTCACGGTGCCTCAGGCAAAATGGGCCAGGAGGTCTTAAAGACCCTGTGCCAGGAAAATAACTTTCATCCGGTGGGAGCAGTGGATATACGGGCGGAAAACCCTGCCATGGCTCTGCCGGATGGCAGCGGTTCTATCCCCTACTCGGCAGACCTTTCTTCCATTCTTTCGCAGACCAAGCCTGACGTAATGGTAGATTTTACTGTTGCCAAGGCTTCCATGCCTGCCGTCCGTATTGCCGCCGCCCACAAGGTTAATCTGGTCATAGGCACTACCGGCTTTTCACCTGAGGAAATATCTGAAATTGAACAGTTAGCCAAAACCAATGATATTGGAATTATACTTGCACCCAACTTTGCCCTTGGTGCTATAATAATGGTTCATTTGGCACAGGTTGCTTCGCGCTTCCTTTCCAGTGCTGAGGTGATAGAACTGCATCATGATAAGAAACTGGACTCACCTTCCGGCACCGCTCTGGTCACAGTAGCGTCCATGCTGGAAGCCAGGGGTGAAGCTTTTAACAAACCACCCAAGGAAAATCTTACAGATGCCCGCGGACAGGAACACGATGGCATACGAGTACATAGTGTACGCCTGCCGGGTCTGCTGGCACATCAGGAAGTTATTTTTGGTGCGGCCGGTCAAACACTGACTATTAGGCATGATGCCTTTAGCCGTGAATGCTATATGCCGGGTGTTTTACTGGCGATAAAAGAAATAGTCCATACCAAAGGTTTTGTTTTTGGTCTGGACAAACTGCTTAAGCTTTAGGAGGCAGTCCATGGGTTACAGAGTGGCCATAGTAGGTGCTACCGGAATGGTAGGTCAGGAATTTATAAAAGTACTGGAAAAACGGGATTTTCCTATGGATTCCGTTTCACTCCTGGCGTCTGACCGCTCTGCGGGCAAGATAATAACTGTAAAAGGCGAGGCAATAGAGGTCAAAGAAACTGCCTATGACTCATTTAACGATGTAGATATTGCCTTGTTTTCTGCCGGCGCGGATATTTCCCGCCATTTTGCCCCTATTGCTGCCCAGCACAAAGCCATAGTGGTAGACAACAGTGCCGCATTCCGTATGGATCCTAAAGTACCGCTGGTAGTGCCTGAGGTAAATATTGAAGACATTACCAAGCATAAAGGGATAATTGCCAACCCCAACTGTTCCACAATTCAGATGGTTGTTGCCCTGTACCCCCTGCATCAGGTAAACCCGATTAAACGTATTGTGGTAACTACTTTTCAGGCCGTTTCCGGTACAGGCATAAACGCAGTGGACGAGCTTCGAACCCAAACCCGCCAGCTGCTTGACGGTCAAAAAGCGGTTGCACATGTATATTCCCACCAGATTGCTTTTAATGTCCTGCCGGAGATTGATGTCTTTCTGGACAGCGGTTACACCAAGGAAGAATGGAAAATGCTGGAAGAAACCCGCAAGATTATGCATGCGGACAATATACAAGTTTCGGCTACCTGCGTCAGGGTGCCGGTCTTTACCGGCCATTCGGAAGCTATTACTGTAGAATTTGAACGCCCCATGGAACCGGAGCAGGCACGCGATATACTCCTGCGGTCACCCGGCATCAAAGTACTGGACGAAACTGCTGTCAAACTCTATCCCCACCCGTGGTTGGCCACCGGCACAGACGAGGTCTTTGTGGGGCGGATACGTAAAGATATATCTAGTCCCAATGGTTTGGTTATGTGGGTAGTGGCTGATAACGTCAGAAAAGGTGCTGCTCTAAATGCAGTCCAGATTGCCGAAGAACTGGTTAACCGCGGCATGATAGGAGGTTAGAAATGAAAGAATTAGGCAGACTTATTACCGCCATGGTAACCCCGTTTAAAACAGACGGGACAGTAGATTATGCTCAGGCTCAGAAACTGGCTCTGGGGCTGTTAGATTCAGGCAGTGACGGGCTGGTAGTAGTTGGCACCACAGGTGAATCTCCCACCGTTACCTGGGAAGAAGAACACGCCCTGTTTGCAGCCGTAAAATCGGCTGTCGGCAACAGGGGCAAGGTTATTGCCGGTACGGGTGCCAATAGCACTCAGGAAGCATTGGAAAACACTCTCAAAGCCGAAAAGATAGGGGTAGATGCCTGTTTGCTGGTAGTGCCCTATTATAACAAGCCTACCCAAGAGGGTTTGTATCTCCATTTCAAGACCATTGCAGAGGCTACCAAGCTTCCCTGCATACTTTACAATGTACCCTCACGGACTATTACCCATATGAACCCGGAAACAGTAATCCGCTTGAGCCAGATACCCAATATTGTGGGTATCAAAGAAGCCAGCGGCAAACTGGATGATATCGCCCAAATAATAAACAATGTCCGCCCTGATTTTACCGTCTGGAGCGGAAATGATAGTGATACCCTGCCCATGCTGGCAATGGGTTCTTACGGGGTAATCTCGGTAGCATCACATCTGGTAGGCAACCAGATAAAAGACATGATAACCAGCTTTGTCTCAGGCAATACGGAGCATGCGGCTGCTATCCACCGCCACCTGACGCCGCTGATACGCTCACTCTTTGTAGTATCCAACCCCATACCTATCAAATATGCCCTGAATTATCTGGGGTTTGAAGTGGGCGGGCTGAGACTGCCCATGACCGAAGCAGATGAGAAAACTGCTGCCCTTATACGCGAAAGCCTTAGGGGCTATACTATTGACCTGCCCATAAAATAAAATGATACAGTCCGACAATGGTCTATACCGTTTGGAAAAAACGGACATAAAACATCTTGCAAGGGTAGCTGCCGAGGCTTTCAGGGATGATCCGCTCACTGTATATCTTCTGCAGGGAGATATCCAAAAAGCTAAGCGGTTACCGATAGTTTTTGAGTATTATGCCGCACTGGGCATAAAATACGGGCAGGCATATGCTTCCTCACCCGATATGGAAGCGGTTTCCATTTGGTTTGATACTCCGGTTCGTATATCCCTCTGGCAACTTATCAGTTGCGGTTTTCCCTTGAAAAACCTGTGGTGCGGTTTTAATTACTTCCAGAGGGATATGCAACTAAACAACCTGTGTGACAAAATGAGAGACCAGCTGTACCCTTTTAGTAACAAATACCTTGCCTTGCTGGCTGTAGCTCCTAAATACCGTATGCAGGGATTCGCCAGCAAAGTTATCCGCCCTATTCTGGCGGAACTAGACCGGAGTAATGTAACATCTTACCTTGAAACCCAAAACTTGCAGAATGTAAATATGTACCGCCGCTGGGGGTATGAAGAAATAGGCCAATTTAATTTGCCCTTAAGCAATATCTCACTTCATGCCATGCTCAGAAAAATCAGAAAGGACTACCATGGAGGAAATTCCTCTTCAATATCTCTACAAGCTGAATAAATCAGATATACCCAAAGCCGCCGGAGTCTGTGCCCGTGCTTTCCATGATGACCCTGTAATGCAGGAAATTTCTAAAGAAGAAGCGAGGATAGATGCTCTTTACCAGATTTTTGAATATATTTTAAAAACCGGTATGGATAGCGGGCAGGCATATGCCAGTTCCGCCAATCTT
Protein-coding sequences here:
- the dapB gene encoding 4-hydroxy-tetrahydrodipicolinate reductase → MTPIKVVVHGASGKMGQEVLKTLCQENNFHPVGAVDIRAENPAMALPDGSGSIPYSADLSSILSQTKPDVMVDFTVAKASMPAVRIAAAHKVNLVIGTTGFSPEEISEIEQLAKTNDIGIILAPNFALGAIIMVHLAQVASRFLSSAEVIELHHDKKLDSPSGTALVTVASMLEARGEAFNKPPKENLTDARGQEHDGIRVHSVRLPGLLAHQEVIFGAAGQTLTIRHDAFSRECYMPGVLLAIKEIVHTKGFVFGLDKLLKL
- a CDS encoding aspartate-semialdehyde dehydrogenase, with protein sequence MGYRVAIVGATGMVGQEFIKVLEKRDFPMDSVSLLASDRSAGKIITVKGEAIEVKETAYDSFNDVDIALFSAGADISRHFAPIAAQHKAIVVDNSAAFRMDPKVPLVVPEVNIEDITKHKGIIANPNCSTIQMVVALYPLHQVNPIKRIVVTTFQAVSGTGINAVDELRTQTRQLLDGQKAVAHVYSHQIAFNVLPEIDVFLDSGYTKEEWKMLEETRKIMHADNIQVSATCVRVPVFTGHSEAITVEFERPMEPEQARDILLRSPGIKVLDETAVKLYPHPWLATGTDEVFVGRIRKDISSPNGLVMWVVADNVRKGAALNAVQIAEELVNRGMIGG
- the dapA gene encoding 4-hydroxy-tetrahydrodipicolinate synthase, with protein sequence MKELGRLITAMVTPFKTDGTVDYAQAQKLALGLLDSGSDGLVVVGTTGESPTVTWEEEHALFAAVKSAVGNRGKVIAGTGANSTQEALENTLKAEKIGVDACLLVVPYYNKPTQEGLYLHFKTIAEATKLPCILYNVPSRTITHMNPETVIRLSQIPNIVGIKEASGKLDDIAQIINNVRPDFTVWSGNDSDTLPMLAMGSYGVISVASHLVGNQIKDMITSFVSGNTEHAAAIHRHLTPLIRSLFVVSNPIPIKYALNYLGFEVGGLRLPMTEADEKTAALIRESLRGYTIDLPIK
- a CDS encoding GNAT family N-acetyltransferase; this encodes MIQSDNGLYRLEKTDIKHLARVAAEAFRDDPLTVYLLQGDIQKAKRLPIVFEYYAALGIKYGQAYASSPDMEAVSIWFDTPVRISLWQLISCGFPLKNLWCGFNYFQRDMQLNNLCDKMRDQLYPFSNKYLALLAVAPKYRMQGFASKVIRPILAELDRSNVTSYLETQNLQNVNMYRRWGYEEIGQFNLPLSNISLHAMLRKIRKDYHGGNSSSISLQAE